ATATTTTCGAATTCCCGCAGACAATCGAGATTTGAATTATAATAAATACTTTATAGAAGGTGAGCAAAAAGTTTCCGAGTTTGACGACTATACTTCGCATAATACGAAAAGATTGAATGTACCGGAAATCAAGGACTTGCTCCTCAAGCTGGACTATATTCAAGAGACTCTCAATGCTTAAGGTGATGACAATCGTAGGAACTCGGCCCGAACTGATCAAGATGAGTAGGGTGATCGCGGAGCTAGACCGAAGTTTTCATCATATTCTCGTTCATTCCGGACAGAATTACGATTACGAATTGAACCAAGTTTTTTTTGAGGACTTGGAGATTCGGAAGCCGGATTATTTTTTGAACGTTGCGGGAGAGACTGCGACCGCGACGATCGCTCAGGTTTTACTCAAAGCGGACGAAATTTTTGAAATCGAAAAACCGGACGCTCTTCTTTTATACGGGGACACGAACACTTGTCTTTCAATTATATCGGCGAAGAGAAGAAAGATTCCTGTGTTTCATATGGAAGCAGGGAATCGTTGTTTTGATCAAAGGGTCCCAGAAGAATTGAATCGAAAAGTGGTGGATCACCTGAGTGATGTCAATCTCGTTTTAACGGAGCACGCTAGACGTTATCTATTGGCGGAAGGAATTCGACCCGAAACGATTATAAAGACCGGATCTCACATGGACGAGGTTTTACGGTATTATCGAGAAAAAATCGATCGATCCAAAATTCTTACTGAACTGAAATTAAAAGAACGACAATACTTTATCGTAAGTTCGCACAGAGAAGAAAACGTAGATACAGTTGATAACTTGCAAAATCTATTAGAATCTTTGAATGCGATTTGCGAAGAATATAAACTTCCAGTTATCGTATCAACCCATCCGAGAACTCGAAAACGATTGGAAGGTTTTAAGGAATTGAAGATGAATCCTTTGATCACCTTCTTAAAGCCGTTCGGGTTCCTGGATTATATACGTTTGCAGATGTCTGCGTTTTGTATCCTTTCCGATAGCGGAACCATTACGGAAGAAGCTTCTCTATTGGAACTTCCCGCCATTACGATTCGAAACGCTCACGAACGTCCCGAGGGTATGGACGTAGGGACTCTCATTATGAGCGGTCTTAAGAAGGAAAGAATCCTGGATTCGATCCGGATCGTAACGAATCAAAATAAGTCGGGCACCGGTAAGAAGAAAGTCGTAGAAGATTATCCCGCGGGTGAAGTTTCAAAGAAGATTGTGAGCATTGTTCAGAGTTATACGGATTTTATCAATCGAACCGTCTGGCATAAAAGTAACTGATTCCTATGAGAATTTGTATCATCGTTGACGACTATCTTCCGGAAAGCACAAAGGTGGCGGCGAAGATGATGCACGAACTTGCGGTAGGATTTCGCAGGAAAGGTTACGAAGTTATGGTTGTGACGCCGGGTGCGAACTTGACCCGTTCGTTTGAACTTTCGATTCTTGATGGAATTCGAATCTATAAATTTCGATCAGGACGGATTAAAAACGTTCACAAAATCAAAAGAGCGTTCAATGAAATTTTACTCTCTTTTCGCGCTTGGAAACATCTGCGCAATGAGTTCATTAAAAACGAACACGATCTGATTCTTTATTATTCACCGAGTATTTTTTGGGGACCGCTTGTCAAAAAATTAAAAAAACTCTGGCGAGCTCACAGTTATTTGATCTTAAGAGATATTTTTCCCCAGTGGGCGATCGACAACGGAATCTTAAAGAAGAATTCTTTGATTACAAAATTCTTTCAATATTTTGAAAGAATCAATTACGACACCGCTGATACGATCGGTCTTCAATCGTATAAAAATAAAGAATGGTTTGAAAAACAATATCCTATATACAAAAATCTTCGGGTCCTATTCAATTGGGTTGAGAATGCACCGGTAAAATTAGAGACAGCTCCTTATCGAGAAAAGCTCGGCTTGAAGGAGAAAGTCGTTTTTTTTTACGGAGGAAATATCGGTCATGCGCAGGATATGCGTAACATTCTAAGATTGGCAAAAAATCTGAGAGATTATCCGATTGCCCATTTCGTTTTGATCGGTGCCGGAGATGAGGTGGATCTTGTCAAAGAAATAGTAATAAAAGAATCGCTTCCAAATCTTACTCTATTAGAACCGGTCTCTCAGAATGAATTCAAGAATCTATTGGCCGAGTTTGACGTAGGTCTTTTCTGTTTAAATCGGAATCATCTAACTCATAACTTTCCGGGAAAGGTATTGGGTTATATGGTTCAATCGATGCCGATTTTAGGTTGTGTGAATCCAGGAAACGATCTAAAGGAAGTCATTGAAGACGCCAACGCAGGCTTTGTTAGTATAGCCGGAGACGATTTGCTTTTTAAAGAGAATGCAATCAAACTCTTGGACAAAACAACCAGAGTAAAAATGGGTTCAAACTCAAAAAAAATAATGGACGAAAAGTTTTCCGTGCAAGCCGCAATCGATCACCTCCTTGTTACCTGAAGATGATCCATTCAATAATTATACTTTACTAAAAAATAATATTCATGAATTACGAGCGCCGACATTCTAAAATTTACGAGCAATTTTTTCTAAGTCTGACTTTTCAGATTTTAATAGGTTGGTTGCTTTTGATTTCCGGAATCTATATCACTTTAGGATTTATCGTAGGTTGGAATAAAGAAATCCTCTTTTATGAAAATAATTTCAATACGATCGTTGCTAGCATATTTTCTTTTTCTTTTTCTGTGATTTCTCTGAGGAAAATTTTTAAATTTCCGGTCGCACAGACCTCTGGTTACATTGTTCCGATCGTTACTTTTGCATACTCATTGATAATCGCTTATTTCTTCTTCAATCGTAAGTCTTATAGTAGTCAGGTTTTGACCGCGGCCTATATGATCACTTTGGCTTGGTGTTTTTCCGGTTATTTTATCGGACATCGTTATCGAATTCTCAAGATTGCGTTCATTCCTTTAGGTTCTGCAAAGACGATGGAGAATACTCACGGTGCGCAGTTCTATCCTTTGGATGAGCCGTCGTTAAAGAATCAAGAGTACGATGCAGTGGTTGCAGATTTGACTTCGGATGAATTAACTCCGGAATATGAAAAGTTTTTGGCAAAATGTACACTTTCCGGAATTCCAGTCTATCACACGAAACAGATCAAAGAGGCGCTAACGGGAAGAGTAAAGATACATCATCTTTCGGAGAATGATTTCGGTTCGCTTCTCCCTTCACAGTTTTATGGATTTCTGAAAAGAACAATCGATCTGTTTGCCTGCTTGATCCTAATTCCATTGATGCTCCCCTTTTTGGCTATCACCGCGTTGATCATTAAGATTGAAAGTTCGGGACCTGCGATCTTCCGTCAGAAAAGAATGGGTTACAGAGGTAAAATTTTTACCATGTATAAGTTCAGAAGTATGTATTCGGATATAAGAGGGCAGAAATTTACGGAAGGACCCTCCGATCCAAGGATCACAAGATTTGGAAAGCTAATTCGAAAGTATAGAATTGACGAGTTGCCGCAGTTATTTAATGTATTCCTTGGTTCAATGAGTTTTATTGGACCGCGACCGGAATCATACGAACTTTCTCAATGGTATGAAAAGGAAGTGCCATTTTTTAGTTATCGTCATATCGTCAGACCAGGGATAACCGGTTGGGCTCAGGTGGAACAAGGATATGCCGCCGAAGTAGAAGGAATGAATGTAAAATTAGAATATGATTTTTATTATATTAAGAATTTTTCATTTTGGCTCGATATGCTAATTACTTTTAAAACGATTAAGACAATTGTGACAGGCTTTGGCTCTCGATGAATATTAAAAAAATAAACAAATGCTTTGGGAATACGGTTTGGAGTCTATGTCGCTAATCATTTTCGCCCTCGGAATTTTGAATGTAACTCTTTCATACTTTCTCCTAAAGAAAACCAGCTGGATTGTGATTTTGATTCTATCCTACTGGTTTTTTTGGATGTTTATTTCCTCGCTTTCTTTGACGGGGTTGTTTATTCCCTCAAATTTTACGTATTATCTTTATATAATGCTTTTGTCCTCGCTTACGATAGGGGTTGGTTTGTATAGAGTTTATTTTACTTTCAAAGAAAAAAAACAGAATGTTAATGAGAAATCCTTTTCTTTCTTTGGCATCGAGGAAGAACGCAAGGAATTTTATTATTTTGTTTTTATTTTGATCTTCGTTTTTCCAATCGTTTTATTTTTCCTTTTGAAATCCCTTTATTTAAATCTATCTCCAGATGCTATGCCGCCCTCGCTTTTTAGAGCTCACGCATTTGGCGTCCATGGCGATTCTATTTTATTTGGGAAAAACAAATATTTATACTACTACTCCTTAGCAATCAATCCTATGATACTTGCGACCTTGTTTTTAGGAGTCGGCTTTTATCTTAGTTTGGAGAAGAAGAGGATTTTGATATTGGGTTCGACGCTTGTGGCAATGGATACCCTTATGATGCTGGGTAGATTTGGATTTTATTATATTCTTATTATGCTTTTCTTGATCTTGTTAATTAAGTTTCTGAGGGATCGGCAAAGCATTCTGAAATTGTTTACCTTTCCGCGACTTATTGGGTTTGGTTTGGTTTTTATTCTGATTTTTTCCATTGGGACATTGAGAAGTTCTGAGAAAAAAATTGATGTAAAAGAATTTATCAACGTGTTCATAATAGACTATCATACAGAATCTTTTTCCATGTTCGATCACGAACTAAAAGATAAGGATTCGCTTTTACACGAAAGGACATACGGTAGATCTTCGCTTGGCGGTATAGAAAGAGGTTTTTCGTTTCTATTAGGTTTGTTTCGAATTCCTTTTCAGTTTCAAGTTCAGAGTGATTTGATCGGAGGTTACTTGCATAAGAATCGATTGTTGGGTTATACTTCAGATGGTCAGCCGAAAGAATACAACGCGTTCGGATCCGTACTGTTTAGTCTATACAAGGACGGAGGGATTCCTTTTACCTTGTTGCTCGGGACATTATTCGGTTTTCTTATATCGAAATATTCCCAGTCCATGATCTCTTTGAAACCATTTCAACTTTCGATTTTAGCTGCTTTATTGTTTATCGGAATCTTCGGTCTTTTTCAACCGGTTCTTGGTGGTCCGATCTTGTTGACCATTTTGTTTATAGCTGTGTTTTCAATTCTCTAGACAAATTTTAGTAGTTTAGAGACTGAAAATGAAACATCTTATGTCGTAAGAAAGATCGTTTGTTTTAAATCTCATTTCATTAGAAATGATTGTATTCGTTGGGATGAGGCGAGTAATCCCTCTCCATTTATAAAACATTGTCTTCAATCTTAAGTAAAATTTATCTCCACTATCCAAATCTAAAAAAAATTCTCCAGAACAGCGGTTGGCTTTTCTTTGATAAGCTTTTTCGAATGGGTATGGGGATGTTTCTGGGAGTCTGGATCGCCCGCTATCTAGGTCCAGATAGTTACGGTAAGCTTAATTACGTGATCGCCTACATTGCGTTAATTGGGAGTTTTACCAATCTCGGCCTGGATGGGATCGCCGTTCGAGAGTTGATCAAAGATAAAACGTACAAAGAAGAAATTCTTTCAACCTCCTTCTTTTTACAATTTGTTGCAGGTCTCTTCGCATATATTATTAGTATAGGCCTCATCTTCGTACTTAGACCTGGAGAAGGAGACGTCTTTTGGATGGTCTGTTTGATCGGATTCACTCTGAGCTTCCGAGCAATTGGAGTTGTAAAATATTGGTATGAAGCGCAGGTATTGTCCAAGTATTTTGTTTGGCTTGAGAATGGCCTCTTTGTAATATTTTCCGGAATACGAATTTTTTTAATTTTAAGAGGGTTTACTGTTTTTGCCTTTGTATGGGTCGGACTTGTCGAGTCGATCATCAATCTTTTCGGATATTATCTGATCTATAAATTTCATGAAGGTAGACTTTCAATCCGACATGCAAATTGGAAGAGGGCGGTCGATCTTTTGCGAGATAGTTGGATGCTTTTACTTTCGGGTCTTGCGATTATCATATATATGAGAATCGATCAACTTATGATCGGCCAGATGTTAGGCGACGAAGCCGTTGGAGTCTATACTGCGGCGGTAAAGGTCAGCGAAGTTTGGTATTTTATTCCGATGGCGATCGCGTCCTCTCTTTTTCCCTCGATTTTGAAAGCGAAGGAATTCAATCAAGAACTCTATTTGAACAGGTTAAAACTTCTTCATTCTGCTATGCTCTTAATTGCGCTTTTAATCGCGATTCCAATGAGTTTTTTATCGGATCCGATTATTCGTCTTCTATTTGGAACTCGATTTTCAGAGGCGGGAGTGATTTTAGCGATCCATATTTGGGCCGGTACATTTGTTTTCATAGGAGTAGCGAGCAGTCGTTATTATCTTACTGAAAATTTACAAAAAGTTGAACTTTATAAAGGTATCGTGGGTTGTTTATCGAATGTAGTTCTGAATTTTATTTTGATTCCGATTTACGGAGTGAAGGGTGCAGCGATCGCAACCGTTTTTTCTCAGTTTTTAGCGAGTGTATTGTTTAACGTTTTCCTCAAGAAGACGAGGGAGATATTCTTTATTCAATTGGGATCCATTAATTTTATATCCTTCTTTCGCCAGATAAATGAGCTTAGAAGGTTATTTTGATAATCAATGAAAGTTCTTTATGACCATCAAATATTTTCGATGCAAAATTTCGGCGGCATTTCCCGTTATTTTTACGAAAATATAATCCGACTTCGTAAAAATTTTGACGTGGAGATTGATCAT
Above is a genomic segment from Leptospira stimsonii containing:
- a CDS encoding O-antigen polymerase, whose translation is MSLIIFALGILNVTLSYFLLKKTSWIVILILSYWFFWMFISSLSLTGLFIPSNFTYYLYIMLLSSLTIGVGLYRVYFTFKEKKQNVNEKSFSFFGIEEERKEFYYFVFILIFVFPIVLFFLLKSLYLNLSPDAMPPSLFRAHAFGVHGDSILFGKNKYLYYYSLAINPMILATLFLGVGFYLSLEKKRILILGSTLVAMDTLMMLGRFGFYYILIMLFLILLIKFLRDRQSILKLFTFPRLIGFGLVFILIFSIGTLRSSEKKIDVKEFINVFIIDYHTESFSMFDHELKDKDSLLHERTYGRSSLGGIERGFSFLLGLFRIPFQFQVQSDLIGGYLHKNRLLGYTSDGQPKEYNAFGSVLFSLYKDGGIPFTLLLGTLFGFLISKYSQSMISLKPFQLSILAALLFIGIFGLFQPVLGGPILLTILFIAVFSIL
- the wecB gene encoding non-hydrolyzing UDP-N-acetylglucosamine 2-epimerase, whose product is MLKVMTIVGTRPELIKMSRVIAELDRSFHHILVHSGQNYDYELNQVFFEDLEIRKPDYFLNVAGETATATIAQVLLKADEIFEIEKPDALLLYGDTNTCLSIISAKRRKIPVFHMEAGNRCFDQRVPEELNRKVVDHLSDVNLVLTEHARRYLLAEGIRPETIIKTGSHMDEVLRYYREKIDRSKILTELKLKERQYFIVSSHREENVDTVDNLQNLLESLNAICEEYKLPVIVSTHPRTRKRLEGFKELKMNPLITFLKPFGFLDYIRLQMSAFCILSDSGTITEEASLLELPAITIRNAHERPEGMDVGTLIMSGLKKERILDSIRIVTNQNKSGTGKKKVVEDYPAGEVSKKIVSIVQSYTDFINRTVWHKSN
- a CDS encoding flippase, producing the protein MLSKIYLHYPNLKKILQNSGWLFFDKLFRMGMGMFLGVWIARYLGPDSYGKLNYVIAYIALIGSFTNLGLDGIAVRELIKDKTYKEEILSTSFFLQFVAGLFAYIISIGLIFVLRPGEGDVFWMVCLIGFTLSFRAIGVVKYWYEAQVLSKYFVWLENGLFVIFSGIRIFLILRGFTVFAFVWVGLVESIINLFGYYLIYKFHEGRLSIRHANWKRAVDLLRDSWMLLLSGLAIIIYMRIDQLMIGQMLGDEAVGVYTAAVKVSEVWYFIPMAIASSLFPSILKAKEFNQELYLNRLKLLHSAMLLIALLIAIPMSFLSDPIIRLLFGTRFSEAGVILAIHIWAGTFVFIGVASSRYYLTENLQKVELYKGIVGCLSNVVLNFILIPIYGVKGAAIATVFSQFLASVLFNVFLKKTREIFFIQLGSINFISFFRQINELRRLF
- a CDS encoding glycosyltransferase family 4 protein, translated to MRICIIVDDYLPESTKVAAKMMHELAVGFRRKGYEVMVVTPGANLTRSFELSILDGIRIYKFRSGRIKNVHKIKRAFNEILLSFRAWKHLRNEFIKNEHDLILYYSPSIFWGPLVKKLKKLWRAHSYLILRDIFPQWAIDNGILKKNSLITKFFQYFERINYDTADTIGLQSYKNKEWFEKQYPIYKNLRVLFNWVENAPVKLETAPYREKLGLKEKVVFFYGGNIGHAQDMRNILRLAKNLRDYPIAHFVLIGAGDEVDLVKEIVIKESLPNLTLLEPVSQNEFKNLLAEFDVGLFCLNRNHLTHNFPGKVLGYMVQSMPILGCVNPGNDLKEVIEDANAGFVSIAGDDLLFKENAIKLLDKTTRVKMGSNSKKIMDEKFSVQAAIDHLLVT
- a CDS encoding sugar transferase codes for the protein MNYERRHSKIYEQFFLSLTFQILIGWLLLISGIYITLGFIVGWNKEILFYENNFNTIVASIFSFSFSVISLRKIFKFPVAQTSGYIVPIVTFAYSLIIAYFFFNRKSYSSQVLTAAYMITLAWCFSGYFIGHRYRILKIAFIPLGSAKTMENTHGAQFYPLDEPSLKNQEYDAVVADLTSDELTPEYEKFLAKCTLSGIPVYHTKQIKEALTGRVKIHHLSENDFGSLLPSQFYGFLKRTIDLFACLILIPLMLPFLAITALIIKIESSGPAIFRQKRMGYRGKIFTMYKFRSMYSDIRGQKFTEGPSDPRITRFGKLIRKYRIDELPQLFNVFLGSMSFIGPRPESYELSQWYEKEVPFFSYRHIVRPGITGWAQVEQGYAAEVEGMNVKLEYDFYYIKNFSFWLDMLITFKTIKTIVTGFGSR